Below is a window of Myxococcus virescens DNA.
TGGGCCCCGGGCATGGCTCGGTGCATCAATCACACATGCGCCATGAACAATTACAGCAACACATCAAGAGGTTGTCTCTGTCGCGCGGGCTGGCAAGGCTGTGCCCCATGACAGACAAGCGGCTGAAGAGGATTGGCATGGTGGGCGGGGGCGCCATGGGGTGCGGTATCGCGCTCGAGCTCGCCATCGCCGGCAGGCAGGTGGTGCTCTACAACACGCGCGCCGACAGCAGCGAGCGGGCGCGCGCGAAGCTGGAGCGAGACGCATCGCTGATGGTGGAGACGGGCCTGCTCGCCCCCGAGCAGGCTCCCGCCGCGCTCGGACGCATCCGCCGCACCACCGTGCTCGCCGAGGCCGCCGCGGAGCAGGACCTGATCATCGAGTCCATCCCCGAGGACCTCGCCCTCAAGCAGCAGCTCTTCCGCGAGTTGGACCGGCTCGCGGCCCCCGACACCCTGCTCGCCACCAACACCACCGCGTTGAGCGTGACGGCCATCGCCCGGGACTGCACGCGGCCCGAGCGCGTCCTCTCTGCCCACTACTACCTGCCCGCGCACCTCATCCCGCTGGTGGACATCATCCCCGGCGAGAAGACGTCCCCCGACGCGGTGGAGACGGTGCGGCGGTTCATTGAGGAGCTGGGCAAGTCGCCGGTGGTGTTCTCCAGGGACGTGCCGGGCTCGGTGGGTCCGCGCCTGCAGCAGGCCCTCATCGGCGAGGCCATTCGGCTGGTACACGAGGGCGTGGCCACGCCGGAGATGGTGGACCGCGTGCTCACCCAGGGCGTCGGACGGCGCCTGGGCGCTTCGGGAGTCTTCGACCGGCTGGACCTGGTGGGGCTGGACTTCATGACGGCCCTCCTCCGCGGCACCGGCCGCCCCGTGCCGCCCGTGCTCGCGCAGAAGGTGGAGCGGGGCGAGCTGGGGCAGAAGACGGGCCAGGGCTTCTACGCCTGGACGCCTGAGTCCACCGACGCCTACGAGGAGCGCATGGCCCGCCACCTCGCCACCCAGCTTCGTGAGGACCGGGCGTCAGGCCGCCTCCGCACTCCAACAGCGGAGCTCGCGGAATGAGGGCGGAGACCGTCCTGCTGGAATCGGCGGTGCTGTCAGACTTCCTGGTGGACGCCATCCGCGAGTACACCACGTGCACCCCGGAGGTTCCGCCCCGGAGCTGGGCCGTGCTGCTGGGGCGCGTCGCCGGCGACGCCATGCGCGTAGAGCGTGTTCGCTTCGCCAACAACGTCCGCGAGACGGATGAGGGCGTGCTCCAGGAGTTCGACACCACAATCATCCCCCGCTTTGGTGCCTGCTACGCCAATGGGCGTCGTGGCTTCTGGTGCGAACCGCAGGAGCTGCTGCGAATCACCACCGAGGCCGAGGCCCAGGGACTGGAAGTGCTCGGCTCCATCCACCTCCACCCGGACTGGCACCGCATCGGCCCGCCCCACGAGCGCGGCCTGCGCGTCAGCCAGGAGCCCACACCCATGGACCGACACCTCTTCCAGGGCAGCGGCTGGCCGCTCAACATGATTCTCTACCTGGAGAGGCGCGAGGGCCGACTCTATCACTCGATAGGAGCGTGGGCTCCGCCCGATGGCCAGGAAGCCGGCGCGGGCTGTCGCGCTCTGGCCATCCGAATGGAGACTCCGGAGCGGTGAACCGTAACCGTCCTGCCAGTGACGTCGCGTGAGGGGCTGCAAGCAGACGAGGGCCGTGGCTGGCGAGGAGCGAATTGTACAGAGACTGGGCTTGAGACGTGAGTCCGGCGGGTCAGCGGTGCGCCGCCGGATACGAAAAGCCCAGCAAGCCGGTGGGATTGCTGGGCTCCACAGTGGAGGCGGCGGGAATCGAACCCACGAAAATAGCGATAGGAAACCCCAAGCAGGACGCGCTGTTACCTGCTATCGCATTGATTCTCCTCGGGTTCGTTATCCCGCCCCGGCCCACGCCGTTCCCTGGCGTGCCGCCTCCAACCACGCTGGAGGGGCACACTGGCGGCACATGCGGTCCCTCCCGAACAAACCGCTCACCGACGCGAGCAGCCAGGATGCTTTCGCTTCTTGAAGTTCACGCCAAGCAGGTACGAGGCAGACGAGAACATGTGCCGCCACGAGGTAGGGCTGGTGAGGGGTGGGTCGGAGGACGCAATTGGGAATGCAGGCGGAGCTTGCCTAAATAAGACGTCAGCAAGAAGCGGTGAGGAAGCATGTCGCTAAGTTGCTGGCGGAGGCGAGCAAGGTGGAGCTTCGCATACCCCAGTACCTGGAGCCGACCGTCACAAGACACCTAGAATGCAGAGTATTGGAGCACGGCTTCGTGGCGATGCGCCTCGCAGCGCTGCCTCTCCCATGCACGGCGCGGTGGTCTGGCTGCTGAGAGGCCACTCCATCCGAGACTGCGCCCACTGGAGTCAGGAGAAGCCTACCCCAAACCAGGGTCAAGGTCCACCCGCGAGCATCCGAAAGAGTATGTTATGAAGCACTAGATGAGTAAGAGCGCCAACACTGCAGGCGGCCGTGCCACTGAGGCGGGCATGGCCTTCCAAGCATCCGTTGCGACCTGGTTCGCCGTCCAGATGCTCGCCGACCTGCCCATCGGTTCTGCCTTCGGGCTGCCGACGGGCCTGAAGGTCTCCGGGCTTCAATGCGAGACGGGGGACGCAGTCGATGACATTGTCGTTCGGCTTGATGGCGGCGGGGCTATCTACGTGCAGTGCAAGACACGGCCGGCCCTAACAGTTGGTTCGGATACCCCGCTGGGGATGGGTCTCACCCAAGTCGTAGACTTGTACTCGCGTCAGAAGCGTAGTTCGTCGTCTGCGGGCTACGTTCGGGCGCTGCTCGCAATCGCCGAAGACGCCCCGCGAACGCTTGAGACGCTTAATTCGGCTTGCCGTTTGTTCGACCATGGCGGCGTCTGGGACGAGGTAAATGCGAGAGCGACTTCCGAAGTGCGTAGTGCCCTGCAGCTATTCGAAGCTCATGTCCGCTCGGCTTGGCCCACTGCTCTGAACGGGCCGCTTGATGCAGGCGACCTCGTCGAACTTGCGCGGTTGTTCCAGATCCGACGATTTCCAGAGGACGCTACAAGCGAGGCGTGGCGTACTACGGCTCACCTCCTTGGCCGAAGCCTCTATGGCTCAGAGAGTGCTGGGGAAGGGCCGATGGCGGCCCTCCTTGGTCTCTGCCGCAGGTTAATCCGCACCGGCGCACCTGTCGAGCGCGCGGGCGTGATGCGAGGGCTACGCTCTGCAGGTCACATCGATGTAGCCTCCCCTGGCTTTGACAGCGACATCCAGGCAGTCCTCACCTACTCAAGTAAGGAGCAAGAACGATTACGCAAGCATATGAGCTTGCCGATCGATAACGGCATACCTATTACACGGGACTGTCTTCTCCCGCTCCAAGCGGCTGCTGAGAGCGGCAGCCTGCTTGTCACCGGCGAACCAGGTGCCGGCAAAACAGGTGTTCTGCTACAACTTGCGGAGCAAATGGGAAAGGCGCCGGGACCGGTCCTCTTCCTGTCGGTTGAACGATTCTCTGGCTTTCGCAAGCGGAGCGACATCCGTGACGAACTCGGACTGGAGCATGATCCGATCGAGGTATTGAGGGCTTGGCCTGGAGCTAGTCCTGGTCTGCTGATCATAGATGCTCTCGACGCCTCTCGGGGCGGTCCATCCGAGGCGGTCATCACGTCGTTCATCGAAGATGCAGTTCGCGCATTGGGCGCACGCTGGTCGATCATCGCATCTATCCGAAGCTTTGATCTTCGCAACGGCCGTCGTTTCCGCGAAATCATGCCCGGCGAGACTCCCAATCCAGGCTTTGCCGAACAGGAACTCCGAGGCGTCCGGCATTTTCACGTGCCGCGGCTCTCCGGTGGGGAGGTAGCGGCCGTGGCCGCAGCGGCGCCAAGGCTCCGTGAATTGGTAGTGTCGGCGCCCGACAAACTAAAAGACTTGCTCCGCAACATTTTCAATCTCTCAATTGCCGCAGAGCTGTTAACTTTCGGCGAGGATCCGCAGTCTATTCGCGCGGTGGCCACTCAATCGGAGCTCATCCGCCAGTATGAGAACATCCGGCTACCAACCCAACGCCTTCGCCTCGCCGTAAAAGCAGTAGTCGACGTCATGGTTCGCCGTCGACAGCTAACGGTTCGCGCGACGGATATTGAGAACGAGGCGGTTGAGGAGGTGCGCCAAGCCGGAGTGTTGAATCCGGCCGGTGACAGAGTGGCCTTCGCGCATCATGTGCTCTTCGACCACATCGCCGCTCGCTTCTATCTTTCGTGGGACGATCCCGATGTCTTACGAATGCAAATCACCCAAGACCCGACGGTCGGACTCATGCTTGGGCCCGCCCTTCGGTTTGCTCTAGAGGAGATGTGGCAAGCGGACCACGCTGGACCACCTACTACTTGGAGATTCCTCGTAGATAT
It encodes the following:
- a CDS encoding 3-hydroxyacyl-CoA dehydrogenase family protein, which produces MTDKRLKRIGMVGGGAMGCGIALELAIAGRQVVLYNTRADSSERARAKLERDASLMVETGLLAPEQAPAALGRIRRTTVLAEAAAEQDLIIESIPEDLALKQQLFRELDRLAAPDTLLATNTTALSVTAIARDCTRPERVLSAHYYLPAHLIPLVDIIPGEKTSPDAVETVRRFIEELGKSPVVFSRDVPGSVGPRLQQALIGEAIRLVHEGVATPEMVDRVLTQGVGRRLGASGVFDRLDLVGLDFMTALLRGTGRPVPPVLAQKVERGELGQKTGQGFYAWTPESTDAYEERMARHLATQLREDRASGRLRTPTAELAE